The Asterias rubens chromosome 14, eAstRub1.3, whole genome shotgun sequence DNA segment tttttaatattattaagtCAAAAATGCTAGACAACACAGTAAAGTTGTTagttaaattaaaaatgaaacacaGGTTATTAAAATTGAAAACTGAAAACCAACAAGAACAAGATAACAATAAAACTTCTCAATAAATTTGTATAAATGTCAAAAATGCTAAATAGCACAGCTAAGTTACtaagttaaatttaaaattgaagTTGTAAAGCAACAAGATAACAATAAAACTGCTCAATATTTAAATGTCAAAAAAGATAAACAACACAGCTAAAGTTtagtaaaattgaaaaatgagAACTGAATTCTGAAAACTGAACACTAATGATACTGAAAGAGTACAAAAATCAacacaaaagtttgtttttcgaaGATAATACGAATACACTctataaacaaccaaaatttctctggaaacaatttaaaattcccGCTGTTATTCTTCAATTTTGGTAAACAATACTTGCGACACTTTCCACACGTCCGATCTTAACCTTGGAAACGCCAACATTGCACACTCTCCGGGGGACGCGGCGCTGTAGTCTCCATTTTGCAAAACCACTGCGCAGCatacaatagtctggtttcggcCCAATGACGTCACCCCGTAAACAGCTTTGCCGTGTGCTGCATGCGTTACTATTTACACGAGGTGGAAACCAGACAACTAGCTGTATACACAACCTCTGTACCGGATAGGTGCATAAACTTGAGCAACCCCTCATGTTGATTGCGCTTTCATCGGAAACTGCCTCGTTCTTGAACTTTGACACTGCTGTCATTCGTAAGATCACGAATGGGGCTTTCCAACGGTATGCAACTGTATCGCGGGCTGACAGGCTCTCATTGCGTATAATCAAACGCTACATTAATTCAAGATCATGTTTATCGCCCTGACCCGGGTTAAAGATGAAAAGATAAACATCTAAGCTTCATTTTAGGGGGAAGTATGACAATATTGGGACATATTTCGTGAGACTACAACCACAACGAAAAACTTCATCACGCTcggaaacaaaaaattaataaatcgaCGGGACGCAGAAAAGCGATATTTTTCAGCGCAAAGTACGGATTTAAATTGCCCTTTTCTAGAACACTAAAATTATAGTAAGTGTCAAATTCAATCAAGTACTACATCAAAGTGGTCTTaatacattcattttgtttaattttttttattctcctccattttgttaaaataatttttggaagaTGAAACATTGACACTGGACGTGAAAAAGTTCGCCGTTTTTACGCGTGTCACGTGACCCGTATTGACAGCCCTACCTCTATTGTATTGATCGTGGGGTTTAAGGGCTTCATGTCATTTCTCAACCTTGACGAAGGTaagctttttttacacacttTTTCCAGGCCCTCGCTACAAACGTCTGAAAACAATCGTTGTAACCGTGTTCTCGCAACttccgtgctcgtataatccatattttaatgcattgaaacacgcacggggcagttcgggaccggcaaaaaacctcgtaataaccggaacctcgtaacatgcgagctcgtaataacgggagtcgacgtatatgcttttgtatttatttttcgcTAGGCAATTTGGACAGCAATGCAAGAAGCTGTTAGTGTTGGTCACATTGTAGGGAAGTTTTACAGTAATTACCTGACAAAAAATCTACGCATGTGAAATTATTTTACCTATTATTTTTGTTCGGAGTAGCTTTGAGACTGAAGAGTGAGCCGCAGTCCCAGCCCTATAAAGTgaacaaacagaaacaacagCCACAGTTGGTAAGTTCAGTGTATCATTGCCGCGTTCGCATTGCATACAATCAAACAagcaaacaccccaacaaacaaacaaacaaacaaacaaacaaacaaacaaacaaacaaacaaacaaacaaacaaacaaacaaacaaacaaacaaacaaacaaacaaacaaacaaacaaacaaacaaacaaacaaacaaacaaacaaacaaacaaacaaacaaacaaacaacaaacaaacaaacaaacaaacaaacaaacaaacaaacaaacaaacaaacaaacaaacaaacaaacaaacaaacaaacaaacaaacaaacaaacaaacaaacaaacaaacaaacaaacaaacaaacaaacaaacaaacacacaaacacacaaacaaacacacaaacaaacacacaaacaaacaaacaactaacaaaccaaccaaacaaccaaccaagcaagcaagcaagcaagcaagcaagcaggcaaacaaacaagcaaacaaacaattaacaaacaagtaaacaaacatacaaacaaacttaTATGTTTGTTCCAAATTACTGTGTATCCTGTATGAACCTCTTGAGAAACTAAAGATAAAGTATTTAGGTTTGCTAAATTGAAGCTGAGTAAATCTTGAAAACTGTTCAGCCGTCTTGTTGTTTGTACATGGCACAACATAATGTGCTTCCGAACCAACATAGCCAAATCTTGTTTGGATTCTCTCTTTTGATAGCCGCACTCCACAATGGATGCCTTCTTGAAAGAACAATCTGAAGTGCAGCTCCAACGCCACAAGTACATCCAGGAGTCATGTGCTAACCACCCACACCTCAACGTGGGCGCTATCAGCCACACAACAAAGAGACAGATACTTGTGGTCGACAAGCATAGGCTTCTTTACTGCTTCATACCAAAGGTGCTATTTAAGGGAaacgttttttattttgtttggggtTATTATACAAGATATGTAATTGCAGTAATAATAACCAGCTTTTATACAGCTCTTTTCACACCcgagggcatctcaaagcgcttccgacattattaccccttgtCAATGGGCCTTGAATCATTtatcaaccatctcaactcccttgggagtatacagcctgtgcgaaaatatatgcgctactcggctaaaccatgCACAAGAAccactgggtggagagaagtaattttaatGAAGTGTCTTCTTGCTCACCGAGGCGATGgtcgcagccactgcaagtgatgggggacgtgcgcccatagcctcattttgggtaagaattatgacgtcatgcataaatattaagagaggcgtattaaCAACATTACCAATGATGTATTCATCGAAGTAAACTGTATTCGTTTGTGTCGTTATTTTTATGCTACACAAGGCTGGATGCACCAACTGGAAGACAGTATTAATGGTGATGGATGGATATCGGAATAGAACGGACGATATCACAGGACCAATGGCCCACAATTACTACGATAAAAGGAGACTCAGCTCTTACAACCAAACGGAGCAAAAATACCGTCTGGAAACCTACACCAAGTTCACCGTCACACGGCATCCATTTGAACGTGCTCTATCAGCGTACGGAAACAGGTTCGCAAACATGGACGTTTACAGAGGGCGTCCGCCCTACCAAAAACTTGCCAGGTATATCATGAAGAAGTTCAGGAAAAATGCAACGCCCGTGCAGCTGAAGACTGGCGAGAATATTACGTGGGTTGAGTGGGTTTCGTACCTCACTAAATCTCGCCCGGAAAAGTTTGACGTGCACTGGATGGCGTACTTTCAACTATGTTCTCCGTGCAAAATAAACTACGACTACTTTGGCAAATTGGACACCATTTCAAATGATTCTGAATACATTCAGACAAAGTTGGGTATACAAAAGAAAGTGTCGTTCCCGTCGAGAGAAACCAGTCTTCCGTATAACAGTTCAGACAAATTTGATAACTACATGAGTCAGTTAAGTCAAGAACAACTTCGAAATCTTTGGGAGGTGTACAGGTTAGACTTTGAGCTGTTTGGGTACCCAAAACCAAATTTGTCTTAAAAACAGCGTGGGTCAAATTGTCAATACGCCGCATCTACCCTTCTTTGGGTGGACTGGGGATAACAACGctaattaataagggaatcattGTGTGGtgaagtgtgttgaatcggttttcaactagtggtttaaacacctcgcgatgccctctcgaccaatcagaatagataaactgtcttaggtatttatgaatggctcTTCATTGTAAGAGACGCGCTTGTTGAGGACTTTCTAAACACGTTTACAATGAAACTAAACCAAACACACAAACAGACCCAAAAGTCGAAGTTTGGCTAACATTAATCACTCAAACAATGTACCTATAGGTTCGGGTTTGTGGAGTCCTGCCTCGTTGTTTTTGCTTTTGCCTTATATCAATCAAAACTTTAAACGTTTGACATCCAAGACAAGCTTTGGTAGGGTTGAAACTGcagacattaaaggcagtggacactattggtaattactcaaaataattttttggcataaaacctttcttggtgatgagtagtggggagaggttgatggtataacacattgtgagaaacggctccctctgaagtgccatagaaagaagtaattttccatgaatttgatttcgagacctcagatttagaacttgaggtctcgaaatcattcatctaaacgcacacaacttcgtgtgacaagggtgttttttcttttattactatctcgcaagttcgatgaccgattgagctcaaattttcacagctttgttattgtatgcatatgttgagatacagcaactgtgaaggctagtgtccactgcctttaattggtaGTACTAAGAGAAGGTGTGGATGTTGGTTTCGTGTAAAACGTATTTGCGCCCGTTGCCCTCTATGTATAGTACTCTTCCTCTGTGCCGTAAGAAACTGGTATTGTACCAGAAAGCTGAACTGTTTAAGGAACACAGAATTGGTGGtcgctaacaaaacagttgctggcagtggaAGCACTTTGTGTTATCCACCATATACTTCAACAGACACCGCtgtcgaagtttgagatcgatcggccattttgggtcacgagagaaatgtgaaaaactgattaaaaataatattttgcatAGCATCGAggggacaaaaaaaaaaggggaaacgCTCACTTAGCGATAAGCTTAAGGAGCGATGAACagcaaacgcgaagttagattactcatttctcaataagtatgacatttcagacattaatatttcaagggatgttttaaactatcatcaTCAAAAGACCGGGTAAGTTTTACGTaattaatctgtgatcttcacgatttttgtttcttacataTTCTGTAGCGGAGTCGGGATAACAACGGGTGGTGAAGAAGTGACGTAATCTGTCGTCTAGAGTATTGGTGTATTATACTAAAATTAGTATTGCCCATTTCAAAGTACTTACCAGTTGCATATTTCCACCTGAAGTTGTCACGTATGTCAAGGAGGATAAAATGTCACCGTACTTAATATAGAAGGTTATTACATAGAATATGTTGTTGACCCATCCCTGTGTGATCAGACCAGTAATGTACACTTTAGCATTGAAGTTGACTCGTATCCATGGAGTCGAGTCTGTAGCGCCTCCGCACCAAATACCTTGATAATGAACGATGGTAACACCACAATGTGAAtacaaaccaatgtttgtgttttgcctAAACATTGAGctgaataaaaacatttgtattGAATACAATCAATGGAGCCGGAAAAAATTGTCGATAGTTCCCATCCACTACCCTttaattaagggaataaaagggcaGTGACGAGGTCCAAAAACAGCCGTTTTACACCGGCAGGGCCGAAGTCGATGGCCTTTTTCGCACGGCCACGAATCCGCAGGGTTTTCatcggccgtttaagaacgagcCACTACTCTTTTAGTCCCGTTCATAAACTCCATTTTGgttaaggcgccttgtcaaaacctcccgggcgttcctccgctgacagtctgcggactggacagcaaataccgccgttgctaaggacctcggacagtctGTGAAGAACGGCgatgtgcgttgaagcgcggcgaagttaatgagctatccttgccgggcgctattgttagtataacaataagtctcatgaataaacaagttgtattttcaggtcgtaaatatcagcggcttggacgcggaccggccgtgctcttccagaacaatacattttctactcaTGAATAACAtcctcctggaagcggacaggccgcaccgacaagataattacaccatccagcgcttgtgataatcagggaacgatttcgcctgtatcacatcgcaatttgtgatgcaattttgatgatttgctatgcaattgtaaaaagtgcatcgcaaatgttgcgatccaatttgcgatccatcgtcattagcttcgatgaaataatttagctcatacaaattagtaaacacaacggaaactgtatttattcatcattaatgatgatattgtcgaaaactaacgccttcgcatttaattagtatgagcattgagccagataaaagccttgaaaagctattgtgtccattttatccttacaaacaaatattcgagagccgattattgttcccaaatgggagcttgtacttttatacaatcattaccaaaaggttaaacaaatttgcataaatattaagctatcttttaaaaattgaactacgattccagttgtttactgcaagaatcttgaaaaattggttttcagaaactcgggcggtgcagtgactagagggttaGCTTACaacggagtttgcacgtagcctTGAACTTTTGTCGAATccgggaataaagacaaccatttttaaaattcatgttttggtaatgtaggcccaaccaagtcttaaaaatcacacattggaggaaatggattttagttacacatccacccttactttgctttttaatctgcaaattaaggtaaaaccattgttaaccacctacgttcctccgcggttccgccggtcagctcataagctggaccttacaatggcTGACCGGTCACTCCGCGGAGCCCCCGGAatgttcatgtttattgacatgtaaatgagccgtcgtggccgtggacatgcccggttgctacgggttcttttgttacaaaaatccgcggactcccgcagaatgcacgcggaatggaacagcttggaggttttgacaaggcgcctaaagTGCGTAATAAAGTATGAAACTCTTACTGAAAACATAATAATCTGTATTCTGACGtctgagctctgtacgtgtggtgcttctttttttttttgagacagttttcggatttGCACTCGTGTGCGTAGTATATAATGCTATCTCGTATCCATGGGCTAATGGCGCGGCGATATCAATCACCACAGGGAACAAGGTTGTTTGTTGACCTGCACAATGccatccgaaaacaaccggttataaacagagctccagctggacattatcaaccgtttaaataCCCCCACGTGACGAGCTCTCCCACAGAAGGAAAAGCGAAACAGCACTGTCtgggggtatttatgaatatgaaaTTAAGGTAAAACTTAAGCTTACaagcttaaaggcattggacactattggtaattactcaaaacaactaccagcataaaacttcacttggtaacgagtaatgctactctcacactagggaaaACATGCTAGCGAATGGGCTTTCGAATAGaattatttgacaatcgctcaaacttcgcaacatatGCCGtgtttcgtaagcgttggtaacaattTCGGAACGTTTACTAGTCACTCTCTACCTCTTTTCGAAGATCACTCAATCAAAAtgtggcgaatattcttgcgattATGAATAAATTCTTAcgaataaaaatgtttacattcgCGGTGAATTCGCCAAACAATTGCGATTGGATGGTGAAAATTGTCATCGTGGTCACCTCTCGGTCGTCCCTCGACCTCTCCTTAACAATATAATATGACGAATGCTGACCAACGCTACAGTTATGCGTTTTTTAAGGAAATGACTGCCATTTTGAATATATTACGTCATAATGAGGTCAAGGTCAATTTATTGAGCATCAACATAGTCACCATAAAGGATATTAATTTGTTACAAACTAATACCACCCTTATTGAATTCCTTGGCCTCAGAAACATAATTTTGGCATGTAGAAATCCAACCATGGTGTTTGCGTTTGCTTTATTACATTAAAAGacgtaatgacgtcataatgacgtaattcaAGGTCATCCCATTCTCAGATTTTTTGGAGCAATTTTTAGTGCATCTGACTAAGTTGtgttaaaggccgtggacactattggtaattgtcatatgGGGGGCAAGAGCGGGGGCAAGGGTTCAGAGCGGAGGGTGGGGGGcattccccctcccccctcctctGGTTACGTCACtggagaagactggtgtttgacacgtaccaatagtgtccttaaTCCTTGCAAAATCCTTCCGGGATTCCCGCTGGGATTTCAACCATCCGGACTACGCCGTGCGGGATccgtaaacaaaaaacacacaggcGTGTTTATGGTGCAGACCGTGGACTTCTCTTTTTTCTCCCATTGTTttgacatagttttttttttttcagtccccattggttttgtacacaaaatctaccgaggactgtccccccggtgtgactttttcccggatcccttttgttaaagtcctcggttatcaatagtagacatgccccccccccccacatacaCACACTATCATACCCATTATACCCCTCCGCTCactctctctcactctctctccAACTCTCTTCCATTATTCTTCTCTATCACACAACATTGCGCCTCTTTCACAATCATTCCATTTTCGATGTTTGTTTTCGCCCTATgttgaaacaattaaaaaaatgtacctGGGTTGTTAAGCCTTGCTCCACTAGCTACATAATTGATACTCAAAATGGACGATGCAATTATCTCGCCATCAAGAATGTATCCACTCGCCATACCGAGAGGTATCTCGACTTCTTTTGGACAAACTGCgagaaaatgaaaatacaaaataaataaaaaataacataacaaGTGTAcgaggaatttttttttcatttttcccGGCTAAAATAGACTTTACGTtaagaatgttttatttttctaaGCGTGGGCGAAGAAAAATgtaattgtttgtgttgttttgtctttgtcaACTAAAACAGGTACTTgagcagatttgttttttgacGGGAATGCTTTTAAATCTTATTAATAACGTATCTGTTTacaatttaaatgtaattttgatatgtggaCACTTATCGATTAAAAAACCAGACACAAACCTCAAGTtatgaagaaataaaaacacttctgccgttgacggcgtgcgtcaaaatgacattgctttgaaaaaaaaaatgcttatcGTGAGATGACGAATGTTttgctcttaaagccattggaccctttcggtaaacagtgttgtccaaggcccacactttgtgtaccacaacttctatatcaaatgacaaacctgtgaaaatttaggctcaatcggtcatcggagtcgggagaaaacaacggaaaatcccacccttgtttccgcgcgtttcgccgtgtcatgacatgtgtttaaaataaatccgtaattctcgttaatgagaatttatattgttttgctgttttctcaaaaagtaaagcatttcatggaataatatttcaagagaagtctttcaccattgccttctgtaaaccctgtaaattatttgtaaatctgtgaacttttttttttttctgaaccgagagggtccaatggctttaaatcaatAGTAGTTAATAAATTGTTATATTATCAGGTAAAAAGTTGTGCTTTATGGCTTTTATAGCAAAATTCGTTCGATTAAAGTAACGGATTCACGTTCAGAATCGAGAAAAGTGCGAATTTTGTTTACCTCCCTGTAGTGCATGTGATCTATTTCCCGAATACGCGGCTAGCTCCTCTGGGGAATACGCGGCTGACAATTTCGGGCCCAATACTGTGCTAGGTTCCGTTCGGTTATGGCACTAACACACGTGTGTGGATGGTTGCATAGTACCTAGTACCCACTTCTTTTATTCAGTACATTCTATGTTTGTGCAGCATAGGTACCAGCCTATTCGCTGATGCACGTTGGCAGCATGATATGCATCCAATACTTCGTGTACTCCGTCGCGGCGGAGTCACGTGAATGTTGgcatatattttgtttagggTCGACACATATTTTTGGACGAAATGTTGACACTTATTTTTAGGTGTCGCATCGCACGATGGGTTGGGTGTAGCACGATGGGTTTGCACATATTTGTCAACAAGTAGTAAAATAATAGTTTGGACCATGTTGACACGTACTTTTCTATAGTTAAATAACcagaagtattttttgtttttaatgttgacatatagtttccaaaaatgttgacaaatattttttcacaaactGTTGAcaggtattaaaaaaaatatatatatttttggcgGGTTGAAGGgtattttgtaacaatgttgatATATATTTTATGCCGGTTGAATGATTGTAACAATGTTGATCATTATTTTATGTGGGTACAAGgatattttgtaacaatgttgatATATATTTTATGCGGGTTGAAGGATATGTTTTAACAatgttaatatatattttttgcgGGTTAAAGgatattttgtaacaatgttggtatatatttttgtaCGGGTTGAAGgatattttgtaacaatgttgatATATATTTCACGTGGGTAGAAGGATATTTTGTAATGTTGAACCATGTTTCCATCACGTTGacacaatttcaatttgttgccaCTAATTCGGTTAAATGTTCAGCAGTAATGTTAtgttgtgatatattttttatgttaacGCAGATTCCGTGCAGTGTTGAATAAATTCCGCTTTGGCGTGCCATACTAGTCAACATATCCAGATTACTCGGTGGTGTGATGActccgaaaaagaaaaaaaaatagaaaaaaaaatgtacaaacatttctgCATTTATATCAAATAAGATATTCTTTAATGATGTAAAGGTACGTCATTAATTATGCCTACCTCCTTTACTTTCGTTCGGGCATCCGCTTTGAAATTTATCCATTGCTGATTTCACCCAGTGGTATTTGTTATAAGGCTGACCGGGATCCTGCTCCGGTACTGGACCGTAGTAAGACGACATCTGACGGCTCTCAACGATGCAAATGTTCGCTGAAATACAAACATGAAAACGGAAAACAGTGATTACACTAATCTGTACATTAACATTGTAACTTGGCACGCGCTAAGAACATGAGTTCGGGGTATATTTCGTCGCCGTTTTCACGAAGTGGCGAATCCGCCCACGCAGCTGAAACACAATGTTTCGAGAAAAACGCTTTtgaaattattcaaatttaaaaaaagtgttttcgCCGGTCTTTTAATAGATTCAAAGTAACATATTTCCAGTTGATATTGTAGTGTATAAGTTGCGTAAACATGATATGACTAGGtacttatttctttattttgatactctttaaacgcagtggacactattggtaattgtcaaagactagccttctcacttggtgtatctcaacatatgcataacataacgaacctgtaaaaaaaatgagctcaatcagtcatcgaactggcgagatattaatgaaagaaaaaacacccgtgtcgcacccatggtcacacgaagttgtgtgctttcagatggttgatttcgagacatcacactctaaatctgaggtctcgaaatcaaattcgtggaaaattacttctttctcaaaaactacgtcacttcagaggaagctgtttctcacaatgttttatactatcaacctctccccgtactcgtaatcaagacaggttttatgataatgtttttttttctccatattGCTTCAAGCCAAATTTATGAAAAACGCGGGGttaaacaaacccgcgcgacaaaggactcgtgacgtcagtggcggctatctgatgtggaaaatagagccctcagtttgccaaagctggagaactgtgttcaaaccgAATTAGGGCaaaaatcgtcactggcgtcaattggtcattataatagataagccgtttttttgactctcggctgagaagccgcgcggccgggtgcatttttgactcgcgttatttattacttaatgcaaattttgagagtaaaatggttctTAACCGGTATCCACGACGTCTATTTGACCATAAGAAGGTAATAGTTAGAATATTGAGATAATC contains these protein-coding regions:
- the LOC117299713 gene encoding carbohydrate sulfotransferase 14-like, with the translated sequence MVEGIKSQTCKVYWVFVMLCFMIWIVFLLFQYQLLSKPRALRLKSEPQSQPYKVNKQKQQPQLPHSTMDAFLKEQSEVQLQRHKYIQESCANHPHLNVGAISHTTKRQILVVDKHRLLYCFIPKAGCTNWKTVLMVMDGYRNRTDDITGPMAHNYYDKRRLSSYNQTEQKYRLETYTKFTVTRHPFERALSAYGNRFANMDVYRGRPPYQKLARYIMKKFRKNATPVQLKTGENITWVEWVSYLTKSRPEKFDVHWMAYFQLCSPCKINYDYFGKLDTISNDSEYIQTKLGIQKKVSFPSRETSLPYNSSDKFDNYMSQLSQEQLRNLWEVYRLDFELFGYPKPNLS